TCCTCCTTCTCGTTCGTCTGCAGCTCGAGCTCCTCCCGATAATCATCCGCTGTCGATCCCCTGTATTCGAGTGTGGCACCGTCATCCGACGCTTTGTAAAGGTTGAAATCATTGTCTTCATAATGCCGCTTCAGGAAGGTCTTGTCTACCTGCTCAACCTGCACATAGAGGCCGAGCAGCTCACCATCAATCTCGATCGCAGCGTACGCACTGCGGGAAGCCGGGATATAAGCCCCAATGACACCGTAAGCCAGCATCTCACGAACGAAACTCGGGTCCTTCACACAATTACTGAAATTGAGTTTCTTGACGCCGTAGCAGGTCTGGTCGTCCTTATATTTATCGAACTTGAATTTCAGCGGTTTCTTCGGAGTGCCGCGGGACATCTGGTAGGAGGAATTTCCCTTGTACCGCACGCCGACACTGTCGAAAACGAGACCGTTGTACTCCAGCCGCGCCGGCATGTACTCTTCACCGTTTTCATAATTGTAGCGGAGGCTGTCTTCATAGCCTTCCACGTAAAAATGCAGATTCCAGGTGTGGACGACCTGCTGATCGAAGAGCATGTCGGTGGAATCCGCCTCCTGTGCGTGAAGCTGCGGGGCGATGATGAGGAACAGTATGAGAATCAGGAATCGCATGGATCAGCTGTCTGGTCTGGTGATCAGAGTATTACGGGACGAACGGTACGGAAGCCGATAAAGTAGTAGATGTAATCCGGTGCAGCGAACGTACGGTTCGCGGAGCGGAGTTCAATCGCATCGCTCCCCCAGTTCCCACCCCGGGGCACATGATAGTCACCACTTTCCGGTCCCGCAGGATCGACGGAAGGCGATGCGCCGTAGAAATCGGCCCCGTACCAGTCGTGGCACCATTCCGACAGATTCCCGGCCATATCATAGAGTCCGAGATTATTTGGCTGTCTCCCGCCAACAGGCTGCCCACCGAAACGGCTGTCACCAGCACCATGATTCCAGGAATTTCCGCTCCACACGGCGTAGCTGCTGATCTCTGCACTGTCGGCAGCGGTGAGCGGATAATCCGCGATGTCTTTTCCCCAGGAGAAATCCGTGCTGCTGCCTGCGCGGCTGGCGAATTCCCATTCCGCCTCGGTCGGCAACCGGTAACCATTCCGATCCGGGTACATGCTAAGGTCCGCAAGCACGCAGCCGTTACCAGGAACACCATTGATGGCAGAGTATTCATACACGGTGTCCAGCCCGGCGGTCTTGCTGAGTGCGTTACAGTACAGCGCGGCATCGCCCCACTCAACATTGTACGCAGGATAG
This portion of the bacterium genome encodes:
- a CDS encoding formylglycine-generating enzyme family protein, with protein sequence MKFLPSILALSLLCVTFAIPACSSDDDDSVNNNPITPEREGSMVLIHAAGFSFTMGSSNGYSDELPEHTVQLTRNFYMDSTEVTQAQYAAVMSAAYPSYTSPVWAAPYGVGANYPAYNVEWGDAALYCNALSKTAGLDTVYEYSAINGVPGNGCVLADLSMYPDRNGYRLPTEAEWEFASRAGSSTDFSWGKDIADYPLTAADSAEISSYAVWSGNSWNHGAGDSRFGGQPVGGRQPNNLGLYDMAGNLSEWCHDWYGADFYGASPSVDPAGPESGDYHVPRGGNWGSDAIELRSANRTFAAPDYIYYFIGFRTVRPVIL